The sequence CGCGGCTTCGAAGGCCTCGATGACGCTCAACGGGATGCGGCCCCGATCGCTGACCTCGTACCCGTTCTTGTTGGCCCATTCGCGAATGGCCTTGGTCTGTTCCTTGCTGCGGGCGGCCGAGACCGGAGCGGCCCGCTTGACACCACGCGACGACGTCACGCGTGAGACCGAAACGTACTTCTCCAGCGAATCGCGGAACTGCGCTGCGTGCTTCGCCGACGTGTCGAATTCGTAGCTTTTCCCGTCCAATGACCAGCGAACGGTCTCGTATTCGTCGAGGACCTTGCCGTCGATGTCATCGATGACTTGGACGATTTCCTTCTTCGCCATGGTGAACTCCCTGTCCTCGTGGTGAGAATCTGTTCTCACCTGAATTGTCTCGACCATCGATTCGTCGTGCGCTGGCTGGAAGCAGCAACGATTGTTTCT is a genomic window of Gordonia sp. SID5947 containing:
- a CDS encoding Lsr2 family protein → MAKKEIVQVIDDIDGKVLDEYETVRWSLDGKSYEFDTSAKHAAQFRDSLEKYVSVSRVTSSRGVKRAAPVSAARSKEQTKAIREWANKNGYEVSDRGRIPLSVIEAFEAAH